The Streptomyces kanamyceticus genome window below encodes:
- a CDS encoding fructose-specific PTS transporter subunit EIIC, which produces MTSPADPPIGGASSGQRKVKLLAVTACPTGIAHTYMAAEKLSQAAESLGIDMKVETQGSIGAENVLTDNDVRDADGIIIAADKDVDRSRFVGKRVLSVGVSEGISHPERLIEQVRSAPVHGGGGGGGSAEPLSGGGGGKERSLAYKALMNGVSYMIPFVVVGGLLIAISLALGGDATSKGYVIPEGTFWAHVNAIGVIGFTLMVPILSGYIAYAIGDRPALVPGMIGGWIANTGSLYDSEAGAGFIGAIVTGFLAGYLVLWIKKVKVPKFVQPIMPIIVIPIVATSALGLFFIYVIGKPIAWVFEHLTDWLSGMTGTSAILLGAILGLMIAFDMGGPVNKTAFLFGAGLIATGNQTVMGMCAAAIPVMPLGQGLATLIRKRLYSQQERETGMASLFMGLFGISEGAIPFAAARPAQVIPANMLGGAVAGAIAGMASVKDAVPHGGPIVAVLGAVGGVPMFFVAIAIGSVVTALTTVTLVDLSERRRRGAPLLDVPGGPEPVLAGVGAAAGGAAVAADGLQKAPAAAATTSAPVPEPAGEVLSGYLTERTVKVQLTAGDKEAAIHEMAELLATTGKVNDVEELVRTALRREAQGTTGLGEEIAIPHAKTDAVDSPLVGFARSSEGIEWGALDGTKAKLIFMISVPEAAAGDEHLRILALLSRKLMDTGFRERLEAAPDDAAILDVLREVR; this is translated from the coding sequence GTGACCAGTCCGGCCGACCCCCCGATAGGCGGGGCCAGCAGCGGGCAGCGGAAGGTGAAGCTGCTCGCGGTGACCGCCTGTCCGACCGGCATCGCTCACACGTACATGGCCGCGGAGAAGCTTTCGCAGGCCGCGGAGAGCCTCGGCATCGACATGAAGGTGGAGACACAGGGTTCCATCGGGGCCGAGAACGTACTGACTGACAACGATGTCAGAGATGCCGACGGCATCATCATCGCGGCCGACAAGGACGTGGACCGCAGCCGGTTCGTGGGCAAGCGCGTGCTGTCCGTCGGGGTGTCCGAGGGCATCAGCCACCCCGAGCGGCTGATCGAGCAGGTGCGGAGCGCGCCCGTGCACGGCGGGGGCGGTGGCGGCGGTTCCGCCGAGCCGCTCTCCGGTGGCGGCGGGGGCAAGGAGCGGAGCCTGGCGTACAAGGCGCTGATGAACGGCGTCTCGTACATGATTCCGTTCGTGGTGGTGGGTGGGCTGTTGATCGCCATCTCGCTGGCGCTCGGTGGCGACGCCACGTCCAAGGGCTATGTGATCCCGGAAGGGACGTTCTGGGCGCACGTCAACGCGATCGGCGTCATCGGCTTCACCTTGATGGTGCCGATCCTGTCGGGATACATCGCGTACGCCATCGGAGACAGGCCCGCGCTGGTGCCGGGCATGATCGGTGGCTGGATCGCCAACACCGGTTCGCTGTACGACTCCGAGGCGGGCGCGGGCTTCATCGGGGCCATCGTCACCGGCTTCCTCGCGGGCTATCTGGTCCTGTGGATCAAGAAGGTCAAGGTCCCGAAGTTCGTCCAGCCGATCATGCCGATCATCGTGATCCCGATCGTGGCGACGAGCGCGCTCGGGCTCTTCTTCATCTACGTCATCGGCAAACCGATCGCCTGGGTCTTCGAGCACCTGACCGACTGGCTCAGCGGCATGACCGGCACCAGCGCGATCCTGCTCGGCGCGATTCTCGGGCTGATGATCGCGTTCGACATGGGCGGCCCCGTCAACAAGACGGCGTTCCTGTTCGGTGCGGGGCTCATCGCGACCGGCAACCAGACCGTCATGGGCATGTGCGCCGCCGCGATTCCGGTCATGCCGCTCGGGCAGGGACTCGCCACGCTGATCCGCAAGCGGCTCTACTCGCAACAGGAACGCGAAACCGGCATGGCTTCGTTGTTCATGGGCTTGTTCGGGATCTCGGAAGGTGCCATCCCCTTCGCGGCCGCGCGGCCCGCGCAGGTCATTCCCGCCAACATGCTCGGCGGCGCCGTCGCCGGTGCGATCGCCGGTATGGCGAGCGTGAAGGACGCGGTGCCGCACGGTGGCCCGATCGTGGCGGTCCTTGGCGCCGTCGGCGGCGTACCGATGTTCTTCGTGGCCATCGCCATCGGTTCGGTCGTCACCGCGCTCACCACCGTGACGCTGGTCGACCTCAGCGAGCGCAGGCGGCGCGGTGCCCCGCTGCTCGACGTGCCCGGCGGGCCCGAGCCGGTGCTCGCCGGGGTCGGGGCCGCCGCGGGCGGTGCGGCGGTCGCGGCGGACGGTCTCCAGAAGGCCCCTGCCGCTGCGGCCACGACGTCGGCCCCGGTCCCGGAGCCCGCCGGTGAAGTCCTCTCCGGTTACCTCACCGAGCGGACCGTCAAGGTCCAGCTGACCGCGGGCGACAAGGAGGCGGCGATCCACGAGATGGCCGAACTGCTCGCCACCACCGGCAAGGTCAACGATGTCGAGGAGCTGGTGCGGACCGCGCTGCGGCGCGAGGCGCAGGGCACCACGGGACTCGGCGAGGAGATCGCCATCCCGCATGCCAAGACGGATGCCGTGGACTCGCCGCTCGTCGGGTTCGCACGGTCGTCCGAGGGCATCGAGTGGGGCGCGCTCGACGGCACGAAGGCCAAGTTGATCTTCATGATCTCCGTGCCGGAGGCGGCCGCCGGGGACGAGCACCTGCGGATCCTCGCCCTGCTGTCGCGGAAGTTGATGGACACCGGGTTCCGTGAGCGTCTTGAGGCGGCGCCGGACGACGCCGCGATCCTCGACGTGCTGCGTGAGGTCCGGTAG
- the ahcY gene encoding adenosylhomocysteinase, whose amino-acid sequence MTLINGQDFKVADLSLAEFGRKEITLAEHEMPGLMSIRKEFAATQPLAGARIMGSLHMTVQTAVLIETLVALGAEVRWVSCNIFSTQDHAAAAIAVGPNGTPDNPQGIPVFAWKGETLDEYWWCTEQALTWPNTPTGGPNMILDDGGDATLLVHKGVEYEKAGKVPSVDTAENDEHRVILQLLNRTITDGSQKWTQLASEIRGVTEETTTGVHRLYEMHRDGSLLFPAINVNDAVTKSKFDNKYGCRHSLIDGINRATDVLIGGKTAVVLGYGDVGKGCAESLRGQGARVIVTEVDPICALQAAMDGYQVTTLDEIVDKADIFVTTTGNKDIIMASDMAKMKHQAIVGNIGHFDNEIDMAGLAKIEGIVKDEVKPQVHTWKFPDGKVLIVLSEGRLLNLGNATGHPSFVMSNSFADQTLAQIELFTKQDEYPTDVYVLPKHLDEKVARLHLDSLGVKLTTLRPEQASYIGVEVEGPYKPDHYRY is encoded by the coding sequence ATGACTCTCATCAACGGCCAGGACTTCAAGGTCGCGGACCTCTCCCTCGCCGAGTTCGGCCGCAAGGAGATCACCCTCGCCGAGCACGAGATGCCCGGCCTGATGTCGATCCGCAAGGAGTTCGCGGCCACCCAGCCGCTGGCAGGCGCCCGCATCATGGGCTCGCTGCACATGACCGTGCAGACCGCCGTCCTCATCGAGACCCTGGTCGCCCTCGGCGCCGAGGTCCGCTGGGTCTCCTGCAACATCTTCTCGACCCAGGACCACGCGGCCGCCGCCATCGCGGTCGGTCCGAACGGCACCCCGGACAACCCCCAGGGCATCCCGGTCTTCGCCTGGAAGGGCGAGACCCTCGACGAGTACTGGTGGTGCACGGAGCAGGCCCTGACCTGGCCGAACACCCCCACCGGCGGCCCGAACATGATCCTGGACGACGGTGGCGACGCCACCCTCCTCGTCCACAAGGGCGTCGAGTACGAGAAGGCCGGCAAGGTCCCCTCGGTCGACACCGCGGAGAACGACGAGCACCGCGTCATCCTGCAGCTCCTCAACCGCACCATCACCGACGGCTCGCAGAAGTGGACCCAGCTCGCCTCGGAGATCCGCGGCGTGACCGAGGAGACCACGACCGGCGTCCACCGTCTCTACGAGATGCACCGCGACGGCTCGCTCCTCTTCCCCGCGATCAACGTCAACGACGCCGTCACCAAGTCGAAGTTCGACAACAAGTACGGCTGCCGCCACTCGCTGATCGACGGCATCAACCGCGCCACCGACGTCCTCATCGGCGGCAAGACCGCGGTCGTCCTCGGCTACGGCGACGTGGGCAAGGGCTGCGCGGAGTCCCTGCGCGGTCAGGGCGCCCGCGTGATCGTCACCGAGGTCGACCCGATCTGCGCGCTGCAGGCGGCGATGGACGGCTACCAGGTCACCACGCTCGACGAGATCGTCGACAAGGCCGACATCTTCGTCACCACGACCGGCAACAAGGACATCATCATGGCCTCGGACATGGCCAAGATGAAGCACCAGGCGATCGTGGGCAACATCGGCCACTTCGACAACGAGATCGACATGGCCGGCCTCGCGAAGATCGAGGGCATCGTCAAGGACGAGGTCAAGCCGCAGGTCCACACCTGGAAGTTCCCCGACGGCAAGGTCCTCATCGTGCTCTCCGAGGGCCGCCTGCTGAACCTGGGCAACGCGACGGGCCACCCGTCCTTCGTGATGTCCAACTCGTTCGCGGACCAGACGCTGGCCCAGATCGAGCTGTTCACCAAGCAGGACGAGTACCCGACCGACGTCTACGTGCTCCCCAAGCACCTGGACGAGAAGGTCGCCCGCCTCCACCTCGACTCGCTCGGCGTGAAGCTCACGACGCTCCGCCCCGAGCAGGCCTCGTACATCGGCGTCGAGGTCGAGGGCCCGTACAAGCCCGACCACTACCGCTACTGA
- a CDS encoding RDD family protein, with the protein MSELVTGEAVALELRPAKLPSRALAVLIDLVVAWTVYLLVTVGILASTASLDDAAAAAVAVATFVLLLIGGPIAVETLSHGRSLGKLACGLRVVRDDGGPIRFRHALVRGAVGVIEILMTFGVVACVASLVSARGRRLGDVFAGTLVVRERVPSGQGAFVPPPPPWLVGQFSGLDLSGVPEGLWLAIRQYLTRMRQLDPQVGWAMAERLATDLAERTGAPAPQGVPPAAYLAAVVNERQARDARRAFGQAEPSYAGYGGYGGGAGAEAGAGAGAGAGSPAVFPPPVTPVSAPIAAPAPAASPSAAEGASPPATGFAPPA; encoded by the coding sequence GTGAGTGAGCTTGTGACAGGTGAGGCGGTGGCGCTGGAGCTGCGTCCCGCGAAACTGCCGAGTCGGGCCCTTGCGGTGCTGATCGACCTGGTCGTGGCGTGGACCGTCTATCTCCTGGTGACCGTCGGGATCCTCGCCTCGACCGCCTCGCTGGACGACGCCGCGGCCGCAGCTGTCGCGGTCGCCACCTTCGTACTCCTTCTGATCGGCGGGCCCATCGCGGTGGAGACGCTCAGTCACGGGCGGTCGCTGGGGAAGCTGGCGTGTGGGCTGCGGGTGGTGCGGGACGACGGCGGTCCGATCCGGTTCCGACACGCGCTGGTGCGCGGGGCCGTCGGGGTCATCGAGATTCTGATGACGTTCGGGGTCGTCGCGTGCGTCGCGTCGCTCGTGTCGGCGCGCGGGCGGCGGCTCGGGGATGTGTTCGCGGGAACGCTCGTCGTGCGTGAACGGGTGCCTTCGGGGCAGGGGGCGTTCGTTCCGCCGCCTCCGCCGTGGCTGGTCGGGCAGTTCTCCGGGCTTGATCTGTCCGGGGTTCCCGAGGGGCTGTGGCTGGCGATTCGGCAGTACCTCACGCGGATGAGGCAGTTGGACCCGCAGGTGGGCTGGGCGATGGCGGAGCGGCTCGCCACCGATCTGGCGGAGCGGACCGGAGCTCCCGCGCCACAGGGCGTTCCTCCGGCGGCCTATTTGGCCGCTGTCGTGAATGAGCGGCAGGCTCGGGATGCGCGGCGGGCGTTTGGGCAGGCGGAGCCGTCGTACGCGGGATACGGCGGGTATGGAGGAGGGGCCGGAGCTGAAGCGGGTGCCGGGGCGGGTGCCGGGGCGGGCTCCCCTGCTGTCTTTCCCCCGCCCGTGACGCCTGTGTCCGCACCTATCGCCGCGCCTGCGCCCGCCGCTTCGCCTTCGGCTGCCGAGGGGGCCTCGCCTCCCGCCACGGGGTTCGCGCCGCCCGCGTAG
- a CDS encoding stage II sporulation protein M gives MDLDVFVSAHRAEWDRLDALLRRQRRLSGAEADELVTLYQRTATHLSLIQSSAPDPQLIGRLTHLVARARSAVTGTRRASWRDVTHFLARGFPAAVYRSRHWWVPTALLSTVLAAVIGWWIATHPEVQASIAAPSELRELTRPGGEYETYYSSHPATSFAAQVWTNNAQAAAMCLVLGAFLCFPVIWILFQNMLNLGVGIGLMSSADRLDTFLGLVLPHGLLELTAVFVAAGTGLRLGWTVIDPGPRIRRTALAEEGRAALGMAIGLALVLFVSGAIEGFVTPSGLPTWARISIGVAAELAFFAYVYVLGGRAARAGETGDLDGSDRSSEVPLAA, from the coding sequence ATGGACCTCGACGTCTTCGTGTCCGCCCACCGAGCCGAGTGGGACCGACTCGACGCCCTGCTGCGCCGCCAACGCCGCCTCTCCGGAGCGGAGGCCGACGAACTCGTCACCCTCTACCAACGCACCGCGACGCATCTGTCCCTGATCCAGTCCAGCGCCCCGGACCCGCAACTCATCGGCCGCCTCACACACCTGGTGGCACGCGCGCGTAGTGCTGTGACAGGCACCCGTCGCGCTTCCTGGCGCGACGTGACCCACTTCCTGGCACGCGGTTTCCCCGCCGCGGTCTACCGCTCCCGCCACTGGTGGGTCCCCACGGCCCTGCTCTCGACGGTCCTCGCGGCCGTCATCGGCTGGTGGATCGCCACGCACCCCGAGGTCCAGGCATCGATCGCCGCCCCCAGCGAACTGCGCGAGCTCACCCGCCCCGGCGGCGAGTACGAGACGTATTACTCCAGCCATCCCGCGACCTCGTTCGCGGCACAGGTCTGGACGAACAACGCCCAGGCAGCCGCGATGTGCCTCGTCCTTGGCGCCTTCCTCTGCTTCCCCGTCATCTGGATCCTCTTCCAGAACATGCTGAACCTCGGGGTGGGCATCGGCCTGATGTCCTCGGCCGACCGCCTCGACACCTTCCTCGGCCTGGTCCTCCCGCACGGCCTCCTGGAACTGACCGCCGTCTTCGTAGCGGCCGGTACGGGCCTGCGCCTGGGTTGGACCGTCATCGACCCGGGCCCGCGCATCCGCCGCACGGCCCTCGCCGAGGAAGGCCGAGCGGCCCTCGGCATGGCGATCGGCCTGGCCCTGGTCCTCTTCGTCTCCGGCGCCATCGAAGGCTTCGTCACCCCCTCCGGCCTGCCGACCTGGGCCCGCATCAGCATTGGCGTCGCCGCTGAACTGGCCTTCTTCGCGTACGTCTACGTCCTTGGCGGCCGAGCGGCACGCGCGGGTGAAACGGGGGACCTGGACGGATCCGACCGCAGCTCCGAGGTCCCCCTCGCAGCGTGA
- a CDS encoding DUF58 domain-containing protein: MALTGRTALLAALGSLPVGIWAPGWTGMLAVNAPLALACACDFALAAPVRRLRLTRSGDTSARLGESADVELTVTNPSGRPLRAELRDAWPPSSWQPGTEVTASRHHSTIPPGERRRLTTRLRPTRRGDHHADRVTIRSYGPLGLFTRQGSHQVPWTVRVLPPFASRKHLPSKLARLRELDGRTSVLIRGQGTEFDSLRDYVPGDDTRSIDWRATARQSTVAVRTWRPERDRHILLVLDTGRTSAGRVGDAPRLDASMDAALLLAALASRAGDRVDLLAYDRRVRALVQGRAAGEVLPSLVNALATLEPELIETDARGLTATALRTAPRSSLIVLLTSLDRAPVEEGLLPVLSRLTKRHTVLVASVADPHIEQMAKSRGTTEAVYDAAAAAQAQSERHRTAEQLTRRGVTVVDATPHELAPALADAYLSLKAAGRL; encoded by the coding sequence ATGGCCCTCACCGGACGCACCGCCCTCCTGGCGGCCCTCGGCAGCCTCCCCGTGGGCATCTGGGCCCCCGGCTGGACCGGCATGCTCGCCGTCAACGCCCCGCTGGCCCTGGCCTGCGCCTGCGACTTCGCCCTGGCCGCCCCCGTACGCCGACTGCGTCTGACCCGCTCCGGCGACACCTCCGCACGCCTCGGCGAGTCCGCCGACGTCGAACTCACCGTCACGAACCCTTCCGGCCGCCCCCTGCGCGCCGAACTCCGCGACGCCTGGCCCCCCAGCAGCTGGCAGCCCGGCACCGAGGTCACCGCGTCCCGTCACCACTCGACGATCCCGCCCGGCGAACGCCGCCGCCTCACCACCCGACTGCGGCCCACCCGCCGCGGCGACCACCACGCCGACCGCGTCACCATCCGCTCGTACGGCCCACTCGGCCTCTTCACCCGCCAGGGCAGTCATCAGGTCCCCTGGACCGTCCGCGTCCTGCCCCCGTTCGCCAGCCGGAAGCACCTCCCCTCCAAACTGGCCCGCCTGCGCGAACTCGACGGCCGCACCAGCGTGTTGATCCGCGGCCAGGGCACCGAGTTCGACAGCCTCCGCGACTACGTCCCCGGCGACGACACCCGCTCCATCGACTGGCGCGCCACCGCCCGCCAGTCCACCGTCGCGGTCCGCACCTGGCGTCCGGAACGCGACCGGCACATCCTTCTGGTCCTCGACACCGGCCGCACCTCGGCAGGCCGCGTCGGCGACGCCCCGCGCCTCGACGCCTCCATGGACGCGGCGCTTCTCCTGGCCGCCCTGGCGTCCCGAGCAGGCGACCGCGTCGACCTCCTCGCGTACGACCGCCGGGTACGCGCCCTCGTCCAGGGCCGAGCGGCAGGAGAAGTCCTGCCCTCCCTGGTCAACGCGCTGGCCACGCTCGAACCCGAACTCATCGAGACCGACGCCCGGGGCCTGACCGCGACGGCCCTGCGCACGGCGCCCCGCAGCTCCCTGATCGTGCTCCTCACCAGCCTCGACAGGGCCCCGGTGGAAGAGGGTCTGCTCCCCGTACTCTCCCGGCTCACCAAACGCCACACCGTCCTGGTCGCCTCGGTGGCCGACCCGCACATCGAGCAGATGGCCAAGTCCCGCGGCACAACAGAAGCGGTGTACGACGCGGCGGCCGCGGCCCAGGCCCAGTCAGAACGCCACCGCACGGCAGAACAGCTCACGCGCCGAGGCGTAACGGTCGTGGACGCCACCCCGCACGAACTGGCCCCGGCACTGGCAGACGCCTACCTGTCCCTCAAAGCCGCCGGCCGCCTCTGA
- a CDS encoding AAA family ATPase, which produces MDPTTDNAGPTGDSRSSRASLEALRAEISKAVVGQDPAVTGLVVALLCRGHVLLEGVPGVAKTLLVRALAASLELDTKRVQFTPDLMPSDITGSLVYDARTTEFSFQPGPVFTNLLLADEINRTPPKTQSSLLEAMEERQVTVDGTPRPLPEPFLVAATQNPVEYEGTYPLPEAQLDRFLLKLTVPLPSRQDEIDVLTRHAEGFNPRDLRAAGVRPVAGPAELEAARTAVAKTTVSPEITAYVVDICRATRESPSLTLGVSPRGATALLSTARAWAWLTGRDYVIPDDVKALALPTLRHRIQLRPEAEMEGVTADSVINAILAQVPVPR; this is translated from the coding sequence ATGGACCCGACCACTGACAACGCCGGGCCCACCGGAGATTCCCGCAGCTCACGCGCTTCCCTCGAAGCCCTGCGCGCCGAGATCTCCAAGGCCGTGGTCGGCCAGGACCCCGCCGTCACCGGCCTGGTCGTCGCGCTCCTGTGCCGCGGCCACGTCCTCCTCGAAGGCGTCCCCGGAGTCGCGAAGACCCTGCTCGTACGCGCCCTCGCCGCGTCCCTCGAACTCGACACCAAGCGCGTCCAGTTCACCCCCGACCTGATGCCGAGCGACATCACCGGCTCCCTCGTCTACGACGCCCGCACCACCGAGTTCTCCTTCCAGCCAGGACCGGTCTTCACCAACCTCCTGCTGGCCGACGAAATCAACCGCACGCCGCCCAAGACCCAGTCCTCGCTCCTCGAAGCGATGGAGGAACGCCAGGTCACGGTCGACGGCACCCCGCGTCCCCTCCCCGAGCCGTTCCTCGTGGCGGCCACCCAGAACCCGGTGGAGTACGAGGGCACATACCCCCTCCCCGAGGCCCAACTGGACCGCTTCCTCCTCAAACTGACGGTCCCTCTCCCCTCCCGCCAGGACGAGATCGACGTCCTCACCCGCCACGCCGAGGGCTTCAACCCCCGCGACCTGCGCGCCGCGGGGGTACGCCCCGTAGCGGGCCCCGCCGAACTGGAAGCCGCCCGCACCGCCGTCGCGAAGACGACCGTCTCCCCCGAGATCACCGCCTACGTAGTGGACATCTGCCGCGCCACCCGCGAATCCCCGTCCCTCACGCTCGGCGTCTCACCCCGCGGCGCGACGGCCCTGCTCTCCACGGCCCGCGCCTGGGCCTGGCTCACCGGCCGCGACTACGTCATCCCCGACGACGTGAAGGCCCTGGCCCTCCCCACGCTCCGCCACCGCATCCAACTCCGCCCCGAGGCCGAGATGGAGGGCGTCACAGCGGACTCCGTCATCAACGCGATCCTCGCCCAGGTCCCGGTCCCCCGCTGA
- a CDS encoding DUF4350 domain-containing protein — protein MTGSTGPTSSAEPPQPPAPTPGPITGTDTAPQPGTPPRQATAPTSTSATPRQLWTRTRGIALALVVLLAAAIAIAAVRSGAQHGRLDPRTTDPYGSRAVAELLADQGVSTRVVTTVEEARTAAGPDTTLLVANPDVLTERQQSRLHSATKDSGGRTVLITPGAPSIDTLAPGVTADGSPSVDSTLSPGCSLPAARRAGDADMGGIRYDTLAPDAAACYLSDGLPSLLQLPTPRGKGDTVVLGAPDILYNDRLDQHGNASLALQLLGSRPHLVWYLPSLSDDEPRGFFDLIPSGWRWATLQLTLAAVLAALWRARRLGPLVLERLPVAIRASETVEGRARLYRKANARDRAANALRTATRSRLAPLVGVSPAQAHAPETLLPALSTRFPSPDRDLLPLLFGTPPGNDAALIALADQLDALEREVRHS, from the coding sequence ATGACCGGCTCCACCGGCCCCACCAGCTCCGCCGAACCGCCACAGCCGCCCGCGCCCACACCTGGCCCCATCACCGGGACCGACACCGCGCCGCAGCCCGGCACACCACCGCGTCAGGCCACTGCCCCGACGTCGACCTCGGCCACCCCCCGCCAGCTCTGGACCCGCACCCGCGGCATCGCCCTCGCCCTGGTCGTCCTCCTGGCGGCGGCCATCGCCATCGCCGCGGTCCGCTCCGGCGCCCAGCACGGCCGCCTCGACCCGCGCACCACCGACCCCTACGGCAGCCGGGCCGTCGCCGAACTCCTCGCCGACCAGGGCGTATCCACCCGCGTGGTCACCACCGTCGAAGAGGCCAGGACCGCCGCCGGACCCGACACGACCCTCCTCGTGGCCAACCCCGACGTCCTCACCGAACGCCAGCAGTCCCGCCTGCACTCGGCCACCAAGGACTCCGGCGGACGCACCGTCCTCATCACCCCCGGCGCCCCCTCCATCGACACCCTCGCACCCGGGGTCACCGCGGACGGCAGCCCCAGCGTCGACTCCACGCTCTCCCCCGGCTGCTCCCTGCCCGCGGCCCGCCGCGCGGGCGACGCCGACATGGGCGGCATCCGCTACGACACCCTCGCCCCGGACGCCGCGGCCTGCTACCTCAGCGACGGCCTGCCCAGCCTCCTGCAACTCCCCACCCCCCGTGGAAAGGGCGACACCGTCGTCCTCGGCGCCCCCGACATCCTCTACAACGACCGTCTCGACCAGCACGGCAACGCCTCGCTCGCCCTCCAACTCCTGGGCTCACGACCCCACCTGGTCTGGTACCTCCCCTCCCTCTCCGACGACGAACCCCGCGGCTTCTTCGACCTGATCCCCTCCGGCTGGCGCTGGGCCACCCTGCAACTCACCCTCGCCGCCGTGCTCGCCGCCCTGTGGCGCGCACGCCGACTCGGCCCCCTCGTCCTCGAACGCCTTCCCGTGGCCATCCGCGCCTCCGAAACCGTCGAAGGCCGCGCCCGCCTCTACCGCAAGGCCAACGCCCGCGACCGCGCGGCCAACGCCCTGCGCACCGCCACCCGCAGCCGTCTCGCCCCGCTCGTCGGCGTCTCCCCCGCCCAGGCCCACGCACCCGAGACCCTGCTCCCCGCGCTCTCCACCCGATTCCCCTCCCCCGACCGAGACCTGCTCCCCCTGCTCTTCGGGACGCCTCCCGGCAACGACGCGGCACTCATCGCCCTCGCCGACCAACTCGACGCCCTCGAAAGAGAGGTACGCCATTCATGA
- a CDS encoding DUF4129 domain-containing protein, with product MTAAGAVLTRLGAAPLLPRTGDDPPVTIPRDPAREAAERELSKPMYHENDPSLFQRALNRFWGWVDDLFSAASGATPGGGFGLLVIVLAVVLLAVALWWRLGTPQRTPTSAPPLFDDRPRSAAEHRAAAEAHAAQGHWNQAVQERMRAVVRSLEERALLDVRPGRTADEAAAEAGHHLPSHAGRLHTAAREFDDVTYGGRTADEPAYLRIAELDRDLERTKPVLPSTAHTTASSSSQGAAE from the coding sequence GTGACGGCGGCGGGGGCAGTTCTCACGAGGCTCGGGGCAGCACCGCTGCTGCCGCGCACCGGCGACGACCCGCCGGTGACGATCCCGCGCGACCCCGCGCGGGAAGCAGCCGAGCGCGAACTGTCCAAGCCGATGTACCACGAGAACGACCCCAGCCTCTTCCAGCGGGCCCTGAACCGCTTCTGGGGCTGGGTCGACGACCTGTTCTCCGCCGCCTCGGGGGCCACCCCGGGCGGCGGGTTCGGCCTCCTGGTCATCGTCCTCGCCGTCGTACTCCTCGCCGTCGCCCTGTGGTGGCGCCTCGGCACCCCGCAGCGCACGCCCACCTCCGCGCCGCCCCTCTTCGACGACCGCCCCCGCAGCGCCGCGGAACACCGCGCGGCCGCCGAGGCACACGCGGCCCAGGGCCACTGGAACCAAGCCGTCCAGGAACGCATGCGCGCCGTCGTCCGCTCCCTGGAAGAGCGCGCCCTGCTCGACGTACGCCCCGGACGCACCGCCGACGAAGCGGCGGCGGAAGCGGGCCACCACCTTCCCTCCCACGCCGGCCGACTGCACACCGCCGCCCGGGAGTTCGACGACGTGACGTACGGCGGCCGCACCGCCGACGAACCGGCATACCTGCGCATCGCCGAACTCGACCGCGACCTCGAACGCACCAAGCCGGTCCTGCCGAGCACCGCCCACACCACAGCGAGCAGCAGCTCCCAGGGAGCCGCCGAATGA